The following coding sequences are from one Gadus macrocephalus chromosome 3, ASM3116895v1 window:
- the LOC132454228 gene encoding uncharacterized protein LOC132454228 encodes MGKRGWRVDASRWSLQLLLLLASSLSLATHLPGLKCLCDFDTTISCDWNSSSWPQFPPITAATSCKLKTEKIRHGGRPTRYKSECDMRPRDPAHPALRACSLVLPPPLSQGFRHSDEWKMFLDCESVNTTIIYRPADYIKLKTPSMPEDNLTAVSLFSEVPRLDFIDLRDIQLQWIKVGQPWGAQNITMETKCKPLCQMELTGLEKGGHYQARSRVRPSEAVYKSEWSDWSPVLHWVSAVGTEVSSTTEREFVMQWEALVTAVVGAVVFLSLTIIVCKIDRETWVFMVKKISGPPLPNLDHLLGPEGKSLVWLKPGFPSEAHHTLTGLDLISSVEVTSRQSVTLNLKASPKHSRSAPLAQKLKAASRYSNPSYPHLLLHVEAHPNLKPCSADSPYGPMGGGAVGEAATGGTEEYQGEGGEGRAPSDLNLLNMIPGAPIGTTGSMKFCKRYEEVGEGGGSTAEGGSQGSESQEEEGEESPIEKLLSQGFVRGDIIGQGSLEVCLDYEKVGSLDVCLDHEKVSSLEVCLDYEKVGSPEVCLDYEKVKLLEGRAMSPDSGVGSGGEEQVSVESLEGVDFSLGTKTFTFPLLPGTELRLTGSLIESSPFFPGHGPSSSLSFSSEDGVSMTSTTTLLPSSGGYMPV; translated from the exons GTCTCAAATGTCTGTGTGACTTCGACACCACCATCTCCTGTGATTGGAACAGCTCTTCATGGCCCCAGTTTCCTCCCATCACGGCTGCCACCTCATGCAAGCTCAAAACCGAAAAGATACGCCACGG TGGTAGGCCAACTCGCTATAAATCAGAATGTGATATGAGGCCCCGGGACCCTGCTCACCCAGCCTTACGAGCATGCAGCCTGGTCTTACCACCACCTCTGAGCCAG GGGTTTAGACACAGTGATGAGTGGAAAATGTTTCTGGACTGTGAGTCTGTGAACACCACCATCATCTACAGGCCAGCAGACTACA taaagCTGAAGACACCCAGCATGCCTGAGGACAACCTGACCGCCGTCTCCTTATTCTCTGAGGTCCCTAGATTAGATTTCATTGACTTGCGTGACATCCAACTGCAGTGGATAAAAGTGGGTCAACCATggggg gCTCAGAACATTACGATGGAAACCAAGTGCAAACCCCTGTGCCAGATGGAGTTAACCGGGCTGGAGAAGGGAGGGCATTACCAGGCGCGCAGCCGAGTCCGTCCTAGCGAGGCCGTGTACAAATCAGAGTGGAGCGACTGGAGCCCTGTGTTGCACTGGGTCTCTGCCGTCGGGACGGAAGTATCATCGACGACAG AAAGAGAGTTTGTTATGCAGTGGGAAGCTCTGGTGACAGCAGTTGTAGGTGCAGTGGTGTTTCTGTCCCTAACCATCATCGTCTgcaagatagacagagagacctg GGTGTTCATGGTGAAGAAGATCAGTGGTCCTCCTCTGCCAAACCTGGATCACTTACTCGGTCCTGAAGGCAAATCTCTG GTTTGGCTGAAGCCTGGCTTCCCCAGCGAGGCCCATCACACCCTGACTGGGCTAGATTTGATCTCCTCAGTGGAGGTCACCAGCCGCCAGTCTGTAACACTGAACCTCAAGGCCTCCCCCAAACACAGCCGGTCTGCACCACTTGCGCAGAAGCTCAAGGCCGCCTCCAGGTACTCCAACCCCAGCtatccccacctgctcctccacgtCGAGGCCCACCCTAACCTGAAGCCCTGCAGCGCCGACTCCCCTTATGGACCCATGGGCGGGGGAGCCGTGGGTGAGGCGGCAACGGGAGGAACGGAGGAGTATCAGGGGGAGGGCGGAGAAGGAAGGGCTCCATCTGACCTGAATCTACTCAACATGATCCCCGGCGCTCCTATCGGCACTACCGGGTCCATGAAGTTCTGCAAGAGATACGaagaggtgggagagggaggaggcagcACGGCTGAGGGTGGGTCTCAAGGTTCAGAGAgtcaagaagaggaaggagaagaatcGCCGATTGAAAAGTTGCTGAGTCAAGGATTCGTCCGGGGAGATATCATAGGTCAGGGATCACTGGAGGTTTGTTTGGACTATGAAAAGGTCGGGTCACTGGACGTTTGTTTGGATCATGAAAAGGTCAGTTCACTGGAGGTTTGTTTGGACTATGAAAAGGTCGGGTCACCAGAGGTTTGTTTGGACTATGAAAAGGTCAAGTTGCTTGAAGGTAGAGCCATGAGCCCTGACTCAGGTGTAGGCAGTGGGGGTGAGGAGCAAGTCAGTGTGGAGAGCCTGGAGGGTGTGGATTTCTCTCTTGGCaccaaaacatttacatttcctcTGCTTCCGGGCACAGAACTACGACTCACTGGTTCACTCATCGAgagttccccgtttttcccaggGCATGGACCGAGTTCATCCTTGTCATTTAGTTCGGAAGATGGCGTTTCCATGACGAGTACAACCACATTGCTACCCTCTAGTGGCGGATATATGCCAGTGTAA